One stretch of Priestia megaterium DNA includes these proteins:
- a CDS encoding siderophore ABC transporter substrate-binding protein yields MKKVLLMFVAVLTAIVVAACGNQGAKETTGGESKQKETVTVTDQFNKDGIKIEKNPKKVVVFSMGALDTLDKLGVEVAGLPKQAIPEYLSKYQDDKYANVGGLKEPDFEKIAELKPDLIIIQGRQADSFDEFSKIAPTIYIDTDNQHYMKSFKENTKVLGQIFDKEDQAKKELAAIDKQIADLKKQADKLDKKGLVMMANDSKMTAFGPGSKYGLIHDVFGIKAADDSLDPSAKHGQSIAYEYLVKQNPDYLFVVDRGAAIGEKSSAKQIVENEYVKEVNAVKNNHVVYLDPGLWYLSGGGLESMAGMIKEIKAGIEK; encoded by the coding sequence GTGAAAAAAGTGTTATTAATGTTTGTAGCAGTCTTAACTGCGATTGTTGTAGCTGCTTGCGGTAATCAAGGAGCAAAAGAAACAACAGGTGGAGAAAGTAAGCAAAAAGAGACGGTAACAGTAACCGATCAGTTCAATAAAGACGGAATTAAAATTGAGAAAAACCCTAAAAAAGTTGTAGTATTCAGCATGGGTGCACTTGATACGCTAGATAAACTAGGGGTTGAAGTAGCGGGCTTACCAAAACAAGCGATCCCTGAGTATTTATCAAAATATCAAGATGATAAGTACGCAAATGTAGGTGGATTAAAAGAACCTGATTTTGAAAAAATTGCAGAATTAAAGCCAGACTTAATTATTATTCAAGGCCGCCAAGCAGATTCATTTGATGAATTTTCAAAAATTGCGCCGACGATCTATATCGATACAGACAACCAGCACTATATGAAGTCATTTAAAGAAAATACAAAAGTACTAGGACAAATTTTTGATAAAGAAGATCAAGCGAAAAAAGAGCTAGCAGCGATTGATAAGCAAATTGCAGATTTGAAAAAACAAGCGGACAAACTAGATAAAAAAGGACTTGTAATGATGGCAAATGATAGCAAAATGACAGCGTTTGGTCCGGGTTCTAAATACGGATTAATCCACGACGTATTCGGTATCAAAGCAGCAGACGACAGCCTAGATCCATCGGCTAAGCACGGTCAAAGCATTGCATACGAATATTTAGTTAAGCAAAACCCGGACTACTTATTCGTAGTTGACCGCGGCGCCGCAATTGGTGAAAAATCATCCGCTAAACAAATTGTTGAAAATGAGTACGTAAAAGAAGTCAATGCAGTGAAAAACAATCACGTTGTATATCTTGATCCAGGCCTTTGGTATTTATCTGGAGGAGGCCTTGAGTCAATGGCAGGCATGATTAAAGAAATCAAAGCAGGGATAGAGAAGTAA
- a CDS encoding manganese catalase family protein — protein MYYYKEGLINGIKPDKPDPAAAKVLQEALGGQFGEMRTMMQYFFQSSNFRGKETQYRDLMKGVFLEEIAHVELVQNTINALLDESGGAGVGSQGSDQAPLDEAVKHANPHHYIMGAQSSLPVDAGGNPWNGSWVYNHGNLVADLLNNVVLESTGVLQKTRIYEMSSNQTLRETLGFLIVRDNAHQNAFAKALETLGVDWGKLFPVPNYDINKYPECRKFVEMGYHNTQFDFRLDPHRMGEIFQGQTPSRNGGDLSVTPPPEAFPVPHLSEMPNEHAPGLGDMNA, from the coding sequence ATGTACTATTATAAAGAAGGATTAATTAACGGCATTAAACCGGATAAGCCCGATCCAGCAGCCGCGAAAGTACTTCAAGAAGCATTAGGCGGTCAGTTTGGTGAAATGCGAACGATGATGCAGTATTTTTTTCAAAGCTCTAACTTTAGAGGAAAAGAAACGCAGTATCGCGATTTAATGAAAGGTGTTTTTTTAGAAGAAATAGCTCACGTAGAACTCGTTCAAAATACCATTAATGCATTGTTAGATGAATCTGGCGGAGCCGGGGTAGGAAGTCAAGGTTCAGATCAGGCTCCTCTTGATGAAGCTGTAAAACACGCTAATCCTCATCACTATATTATGGGCGCTCAAAGTTCACTTCCAGTGGATGCGGGCGGGAATCCATGGAACGGCTCGTGGGTTTATAATCATGGAAATCTAGTAGCTGATTTGCTCAATAACGTCGTGTTAGAATCAACCGGTGTTTTACAAAAAACAAGAATATACGAAATGAGTTCTAACCAGACGCTAAGAGAAACGCTAGGTTTCTTAATTGTTCGAGATAATGCTCATCAAAATGCGTTTGCAAAAGCCCTTGAAACATTAGGGGTGGACTGGGGCAAGCTATTCCCTGTACCAAATTATGATATTAACAAATATCCTGAATGCAGAAAATTTGTCGAGATGGGGTATCATAACACGCAATTTGATTTTAGGTTAGATCCGCATCGAATGGGAGAAATATTCCAAGGGCAGACGCCAAGCAGAAATGGCGGAGACTTGAGCGTAACACCTCCACCGGAAGCTTTTCCAGTCCCTCATTTATCTGAAATGCCAAATGAGCATGCTCCAGGTTTAGGAGACATGAATGCATAA
- a CDS encoding DUF975 family protein → MNIGTIKREAKASLKNRWGLAILLTVVTYGVYTLLPIPFEIVASGGYENWMKDESDSASWISTAFAIVFSPLLMANYWAFLGLARGESVQVGHLFKTFQDFGLYVKSLGIYVLMTLYVMLWSLLLLIPGIIKALAYSQTYFICKDNPAYSMNQAITESRRLMNGYKGQYFLLLLSFLGWFLLSIITLGIGFLWSIPYLSASLAHFYENLLNERSSHAE, encoded by the coding sequence ATGAATATTGGTACGATTAAAAGAGAAGCTAAAGCTTCTTTAAAAAATCGCTGGGGACTAGCGATTTTACTGACGGTGGTGACGTACGGAGTATATACGCTTCTACCTATTCCATTTGAAATTGTGGCAAGCGGCGGCTATGAAAATTGGATGAAAGATGAATCTGATTCGGCCTCATGGATTTCAACTGCCTTTGCTATTGTCTTCTCGCCTCTTCTCATGGCAAACTACTGGGCATTTTTAGGTTTGGCGCGAGGCGAATCTGTTCAAGTCGGGCATTTGTTTAAAACATTCCAAGATTTTGGTCTTTACGTTAAGTCGTTAGGGATTTATGTGCTAATGACTCTTTATGTGATGCTGTGGTCACTGCTTTTACTGATTCCTGGAATTATCAAAGCACTGGCATATTCACAAACGTATTTTATTTGTAAAGATAATCCCGCTTACTCGATGAATCAAGCGATTACAGAAAGCCGCAGGTTAATGAATGGTTATAAAGGACAGTACTTCCTGCTGCTGCTAAGCTTTCTTGGGTGGTTTTTATTAAGCATTATCACACTAGGAATCGGCTTTTTATGGTCTATTCCATACCTTTCTGCTTCACTTGCTCATTTTTATGAAAATCTGTTAAACGAACGCTCATCACATGCTGAATAA
- a CDS encoding iron chelate uptake ABC transporter family permease subunit, translating into MHNKYKIIILAALAILSAALFIGYDLGYWQYTLPRRIEKVAAIVLTGGAIAFSSVIFQTITNNRILTPSILGLDSLYLFLQTFIVYIFGSTNIVIMNKNLNFLLCVSLMIIFSVLLYILMFKKAGKNIFFILLVGIVFGTLFKSMSSFMEMLIDPNEFQVVQDKSFASFNNVNTDLLYIAAVIFTLLGIYVWRFTSIFDVLSLGREHAVNLGIDYDRLVKKMLIVIAIFVSVATALVGPITFLGLLVVNLARELFKTYKHTYLMMGSLLLSVIALVGGEFIVEKVFTFSTTLSVIIDFAGGIYFIYLLLKENKSW; encoded by the coding sequence ATGCATAACAAATATAAAATCATCATTCTTGCCGCACTGGCCATTTTATCGGCTGCACTGTTTATTGGCTATGATTTAGGCTATTGGCAGTACACGCTGCCGCGAAGAATTGAAAAAGTTGCCGCGATTGTTTTAACTGGAGGAGCCATTGCGTTTTCATCCGTTATCTTTCAAACGATTACCAATAATCGAATTCTAACTCCTAGTATTCTAGGACTAGATTCACTGTATTTATTTCTGCAAACGTTTATTGTGTACATCTTTGGCTCAACGAATATTGTCATCATGAACAAAAATCTTAATTTTCTTCTTTGCGTTTCGCTGATGATTATCTTTTCGGTCTTGCTTTACATACTGATGTTCAAAAAAGCCGGTAAGAATATTTTCTTTATTTTACTGGTTGGAATTGTGTTCGGCACGTTATTTAAAAGCATGTCTTCATTTATGGAAATGCTGATTGATCCGAATGAATTTCAAGTTGTACAAGATAAATCATTTGCAAGCTTTAACAATGTTAATACCGATTTGCTATACATAGCAGCCGTCATATTTACCCTGCTTGGCATTTACGTGTGGCGCTTTACATCCATTTTTGATGTATTGTCGCTAGGAAGAGAACATGCGGTAAATTTAGGTATTGATTATGACAGGCTCGTCAAAAAAATGCTGATTGTAATCGCCATTTTTGTCTCAGTGGCTACAGCGTTAGTTGGGCCGATTACCTTTCTTGGACTGCTTGTTGTGAACCTTGCGAGAGAGCTGTTCAAAACATACAAGCACACCTATTTAATGATGGGATCACTGCTGCTTAGTGTTATAGCCCTCGTCGGAGGAGAATTTATCGTTGAAAAAGTGTTCACCTTCAGCACCACGCTGAGCGTCATCATTGACTTTGCCGGCGGAATTTACTTTATTTATTTGCTGCTAAAGGAGAATAAATCATGGTAG
- a CDS encoding NAD(P)H-dependent oxidoreductase, giving the protein MRIKKQGFWKGAGQHENVLIINGHEYYKKSKGELNQTIFNEMQHLLADQFDIKTTVVDKDYEVEEEVEKWLWADVVIMQTPIYWFSIPGKFKQYIDRVYMDNIFFKGSNQYGRGGLLTGKKYMFSLTWNAPEAIFNNDEAFYEGKSLDEAIMHLHKMNQYVGMSPLPTYSIHDVVKHPNIDHYKHKLENHVAEVFGIGEHQ; this is encoded by the coding sequence ATGAGGATAAAGAAGCAAGGATTTTGGAAAGGAGCAGGTCAGCATGAAAACGTATTAATCATTAATGGACACGAGTATTATAAAAAGTCAAAAGGAGAGTTAAATCAGACGATTTTTAACGAAATGCAGCATTTACTCGCTGATCAATTTGACATTAAAACAACGGTGGTTGATAAAGACTACGAAGTAGAAGAAGAAGTTGAAAAGTGGCTATGGGCTGATGTTGTGATTATGCAGACGCCTATTTACTGGTTCAGCATTCCCGGAAAGTTTAAGCAATATATTGATCGCGTGTATATGGATAACATTTTCTTTAAAGGCTCAAATCAATACGGGCGAGGCGGCTTATTAACGGGAAAAAAATACATGTTTTCTCTTACATGGAATGCGCCGGAAGCTATTTTTAACAATGACGAAGCTTTCTATGAAGGAAAAAGTTTAGACGAAGCCATTATGCATTTGCATAAAATGAATCAGTACGTCGGTATGAGCCCACTTCCAACATACTCTATTCATGATGTAGTCAAACATCCAAACATTGATCACTACAAGCATAAATTAGAAAATCATGTAGCAGAAGTATTTGGAATAGGAGAGCATCAATAA
- a CDS encoding manganese catalase family protein has translation MFRHQKELQFEVKVDRPDPMLARQIQEVLGGQFGEMTVMMQYLFQGFNCRGEEKYKDMLMDIGTEEIGHVEMLCSLISQLLDGASPEDQAEAAKDPATAAIMGGINPQHLLVSGLGGLPTNSNGVPWNGSYIVASGNLLADMRSNLHAESQGRLQVARLYHMTKDEGVRATFRKMLARDRYHQYQWMEAINELEEKNGVVVPASFPPEAEKESQPEAYEFWNLSEGAESEEGPWATGSAPDGSGEYVYIKDPVAKGQVPNPEIPDTSLHHDLTRKKVFSK, from the coding sequence ATGTTTCGTCATCAAAAAGAACTGCAATTTGAAGTCAAAGTAGATCGCCCCGATCCGATGCTTGCTCGCCAGATTCAAGAAGTACTAGGTGGACAATTCGGTGAAATGACGGTGATGATGCAATACCTCTTTCAAGGATTTAACTGTCGAGGAGAAGAAAAATATAAAGATATGCTGATGGATATAGGTACAGAAGAAATTGGACACGTAGAGATGCTTTGTTCACTTATTAGTCAATTACTTGATGGAGCCTCTCCAGAAGATCAAGCAGAAGCTGCGAAAGATCCTGCAACAGCAGCTATCATGGGAGGAATTAATCCTCAGCATTTATTAGTGAGCGGGCTTGGTGGTTTGCCTACTAATTCAAATGGAGTTCCATGGAACGGTTCATATATCGTAGCAAGCGGCAATTTATTAGCAGACATGCGTTCGAACTTGCATGCAGAAAGCCAAGGCAGACTTCAAGTAGCTAGGTTATACCATATGACAAAAGATGAAGGTGTACGCGCGACATTCCGAAAAATGCTAGCGCGTGATCGCTATCACCAGTATCAGTGGATGGAAGCGATAAACGAACTAGAAGAAAAAAATGGAGTAGTTGTTCCTGCATCTTTCCCTCCTGAGGCTGAAAAAGAATCACAGCCAGAAGCTTATGAGTTTTGGAACCTTTCAGAAGGCGCTGAATCAGAAGAGGGACCGTGGGCTACTGGAAGTGCCCCAGACGGAAGCGGTGAATATGTATATATCAAAGATCCTGTAGCAAAAGGACAAGTTCCCAATCCGGAAATTCCTGATACTTCGTTGCATCATGATTTAACTCGTAAAAAAGTTTTCTCTAAATAA
- a CDS encoding cell wall hydrolase, which translates to MSKKRVKKWAVASAASVAFLASQGTASAAASHKVVKGDTLWGLGQQNGVTVDELKGANNRQNDMIYVGETLTIPDQGQAQPAASPATSVHTVAQGETLYHIATQNGMTVDQLKAVNGLQSDIITIGQTLKLQGEAPAPAQTAPSTSVSAQDQDLLARLVEAEAKGEPYQGKVAVAIVVLNRVASPEFPNNIHDVIYQQLGNGVYQFSPVANGAINQPASDESKRAVSEALANPHENDALFFYNPKIAESQWVATQQVTAVIGNHVFAK; encoded by the coding sequence GTGAGTAAAAAACGTGTAAAAAAATGGGCAGTTGCTTCTGCAGCGTCTGTAGCATTTCTAGCAAGTCAAGGAACAGCATCAGCAGCAGCTTCGCACAAAGTCGTAAAAGGAGATACCTTGTGGGGGCTTGGCCAACAAAATGGGGTTACGGTAGATGAGCTGAAAGGTGCTAATAACCGCCAAAACGACATGATTTACGTTGGAGAAACATTAACGATTCCTGACCAGGGACAAGCACAACCTGCCGCTAGTCCGGCAACATCTGTACATACAGTAGCACAAGGCGAAACGTTATATCATATTGCAACACAAAACGGCATGACTGTGGATCAGTTAAAAGCTGTTAACGGTTTACAAAGTGATATCATTACCATCGGACAAACATTAAAACTTCAAGGAGAAGCACCGGCGCCGGCACAAACTGCTCCGTCTACATCGGTTTCTGCACAAGACCAAGATTTACTAGCAAGATTAGTAGAGGCAGAAGCAAAAGGGGAGCCGTACCAAGGAAAAGTAGCGGTAGCAATTGTGGTATTAAACCGTGTAGCTTCACCGGAATTCCCAAATAACATTCACGACGTTATTTATCAGCAGCTAGGAAACGGCGTATATCAATTTTCACCAGTAGCCAACGGCGCAATTAATCAGCCTGCATCAGACGAATCAAAACGAGCGGTAAGCGAAGCGTTAGCAAACCCGCATGAAAACGATGCGCTGTTTTTCTATAATCCGAAAATCGCTGAAAGCCAATGGGTTGCAACGCAGCAAGTAACGGCAGTTATCGGAAACCATGTATTTGCAAAATAA
- a CDS encoding ABC transporter permease has protein sequence MKFYQLILVFAVLAVSSLFIGVQDLSAVDLFHLTKEESQTLFFSRFPRLLSIIMAGMSLSICGLIMQQITRNKFVSPTTAGTMDWARLGVLISLLVFASASPLLKMSIAFIFSLAGNLLFMRILDRIKFNDTIYIPLVGLMLGSIVSSLATFIAYKYDLIQNLSSWLQGDFSLVVKGRYELLYLSIPLLIIAYLYADKFTVAGMGESFSINLGVKYKQIVNIGLVIVSLITSITILTVGMLPFLGLIIPNIVSIYRGDHLRKSLPHTALLGAVFVLACDILGRIIIFPYEISIGLMVGVIGSAIFLFMLIRRGRYA, from the coding sequence TTGAAGTTTTATCAGTTAATTCTTGTGTTTGCTGTACTAGCAGTTTCATCTCTTTTTATAGGAGTACAAGATTTGTCAGCAGTAGATCTGTTTCATTTAACAAAAGAAGAAAGCCAAACGCTGTTTTTCAGTCGGTTTCCAAGGCTTTTGAGCATTATTATGGCGGGAATGAGCCTTAGCATTTGCGGATTAATTATGCAGCAAATTACGCGAAATAAGTTTGTATCTCCAACGACTGCAGGAACGATGGACTGGGCAAGACTTGGTGTATTAATTTCTCTACTAGTATTTGCTTCAGCAAGTCCTCTATTAAAAATGAGCATTGCTTTCATTTTCTCACTTGCGGGCAATCTATTGTTTATGAGAATACTAGACAGAATTAAATTTAACGATACGATTTATATTCCACTAGTCGGTTTAATGCTCGGTAGTATCGTAAGTTCCTTAGCTACCTTCATCGCCTACAAATACGATTTGATTCAAAACCTTTCTTCATGGCTGCAAGGCGACTTTTCGCTAGTAGTCAAAGGGAGATATGAACTTTTATACCTGAGTATACCCCTCTTAATAATTGCTTATCTTTACGCAGATAAGTTCACGGTTGCTGGTATGGGAGAAAGCTTTTCAATCAATTTAGGCGTGAAATATAAACAAATCGTAAACATTGGATTAGTCATTGTTTCGCTTATTACGTCGATTACGATTTTGACCGTTGGCATGCTTCCTTTTTTAGGATTGATTATTCCAAATATCGTATCAATTTACCGTGGAGATCATTTACGAAAAAGTCTGCCTCATACAGCGCTGCTTGGAGCTGTGTTCGTACTTGCGTGTGATATTTTAGGAAGAATCATTATTTTTCCTTATGAAATTTCCATTGGGTTAATGGTCGGTGTAATAGGAAGTGCGATCTTTCTTTTTATGCTGATAAGGAGAGGTCGTTATGCATAA
- the lepB gene encoding signal peptidase I → MSKNNVKKEVFSWIKSIVIALVIVVGVRHFLFAPTTVHGESMYPTFEDSNRVILNKISDVDRFDMIVFHAPDADENYIKRVIGLPGDTVEMKNDVLYINGKAYKEPYLKESKKSLAPNEKFTEDFTLQTLPATDGKVKVPKNSLFVMGDNRPVSHDGRAFGFISQKSVIGKVQFRYYPLNEVGEPK, encoded by the coding sequence ATGAGCAAAAATAATGTAAAAAAAGAAGTGTTTTCATGGATTAAGTCCATTGTTATTGCACTGGTTATAGTAGTGGGAGTGCGCCATTTTTTATTTGCGCCAACTACGGTTCACGGTGAATCGATGTATCCAACGTTTGAAGATTCAAACCGCGTCATTTTAAATAAAATCAGTGATGTTGATCGCTTTGATATGATTGTATTTCATGCACCGGATGCAGATGAAAATTATATTAAACGTGTAATTGGACTGCCAGGAGATACGGTAGAAATGAAAAACGACGTTCTGTATATTAACGGCAAAGCTTATAAAGAGCCGTATTTAAAAGAATCTAAAAAATCTCTTGCACCTAATGAAAAATTCACGGAAGATTTTACGCTTCAAACGCTGCCTGCAACTGATGGCAAAGTGAAGGTGCCGAAAAATTCACTGTTTGTCATGGGAGACAACCGTCCTGTAAGTCATGATGGACGAGCATTTGGCTTTATTTCACAAAAATCAGTTATCGGAAAAGTGCAGTTTCGCTACTATCCGTTAAATGAAGTAGGCGAACCGAAATAA
- a CDS encoding iron ABC transporter ATP-binding protein translates to MVEVTNVSKTYGEKTVLEKTSVVIPKGKITSFIGPNGAGKSTLLSIMSRLIKADSGSISIEGKNIENIDSSDLAKKMSILKQSNQLNIRLSVRELVNFGRFPYSKGRLTKSDEQAVDQALSYMKLESIQDKYLDELSGGQCQRAFIAMVIAQDTEYIFLDEPLNNLDMKHSVEIMKLLKRLVEDLGKTIVIVIHDINFASVYSDYIVALKNGEVIREGPTETIIQTSVLKDIYDMDIPIETVGGQRICVYFS, encoded by the coding sequence ATGGTAGAAGTAACAAATGTCAGTAAAACATACGGAGAAAAAACCGTTTTAGAAAAAACATCCGTCGTGATTCCAAAAGGGAAAATCACGTCATTTATCGGCCCGAACGGAGCGGGGAAAAGTACGCTGCTTTCAATTATGAGCCGTCTCATTAAAGCCGACTCAGGATCAATATCAATAGAAGGGAAAAACATAGAGAATATTGACAGCTCAGATTTAGCCAAAAAAATGAGCATTTTAAAACAGTCCAATCAGCTGAATATCAGGCTTAGCGTACGTGAACTTGTAAATTTTGGAAGGTTTCCTTATTCAAAAGGCCGGTTAACAAAAAGCGATGAACAAGCGGTCGATCAGGCGCTGAGTTATATGAAGCTTGAAAGTATTCAAGATAAATACTTGGATGAACTGAGCGGGGGACAGTGTCAGCGAGCTTTTATCGCTATGGTCATCGCACAGGACACGGAGTATATCTTCTTAGATGAACCGCTCAATAACTTAGATATGAAGCATTCTGTTGAAATTATGAAGCTGTTGAAACGTCTCGTAGAAGACTTAGGCAAAACCATTGTGATTGTCATTCACGATATTAATTTTGCGTCCGTCTATTCGGATTACATCGTGGCGCTTAAAAATGGTGAAGTGATTCGTGAAGGCCCAACAGAAACCATCATTCAAACGTCTGTATTAAAGGATATATACGATATGGATATTCCAATCGAAACGGTTGGCGGACAGCGTATTTGCGTGTATTTTTCATAA
- a CDS encoding DUF4440 domain-containing protein, translating into MENATQIFYELECMHLKSEVRTSAKELSNILADDYVEFGSSGRVWKRKDYNNNHVLSPDVFEISHFHVDVLSSDCVLTTYHLMNHTAEKKTLRSSIWRKREEKWRLFFHQGTVTNGD; encoded by the coding sequence ATGGAAAACGCTACCCAAATATTTTATGAATTAGAATGCATGCACTTAAAATCAGAAGTACGAACCTCTGCTAAAGAGCTTTCAAACATTCTTGCAGATGATTACGTGGAGTTTGGCAGTTCAGGCAGGGTATGGAAACGAAAAGATTACAATAACAATCATGTACTTTCGCCAGATGTATTTGAAATCTCTCATTTTCATGTAGACGTACTGTCTTCTGACTGCGTATTAACTACCTATCATCTTATGAACCATACGGCAGAAAAAAAGACGCTTCGCAGTTCTATTTGGCGAAAAAGAGAAGAAAAGTGGCGTTTGTTTTTCCATCAAGGCACAGTGACAAACGGTGATTAA
- a CDS encoding DUF1259 domain-containing protein — MYTTSEICQQFGQILNAKSKVSPTGCSVSLKRSFQASVQGRKSSSVVPVGVSFEAIDAQGNALNLAEIAILQEEIPRFTEAAARQGLIVSALHNHWLFTEPVLMYLHIQSVEPPLHFAKKIAFCFSTLKSLPVPTNE, encoded by the coding sequence ATGTATACCACAAGTGAGATTTGTCAGCAGTTTGGCCAGATTTTAAATGCTAAAAGTAAAGTTAGTCCAACAGGATGCTCAGTGTCGCTTAAAAGGAGCTTTCAAGCTTCTGTTCAAGGGCGGAAAAGCAGCTCTGTTGTTCCTGTTGGTGTATCATTTGAGGCGATAGACGCACAGGGCAACGCGTTAAACTTAGCTGAGATTGCTATTTTACAAGAAGAAATCCCTCGTTTTACAGAAGCTGCTGCTCGGCAAGGTCTTATCGTAAGCGCTTTGCATAACCATTGGCTTTTTACAGAACCGGTCCTTATGTATCTTCATATTCAATCTGTAGAGCCTCCTTTACATTTTGCGAAAAAAATAGCTTTTTGTTTTTCAACGCTCAAAAGTCTTCCCGTTCCGACGAACGAATAA